One genomic region from Nymphaea colorata isolate Beijing-Zhang1983 chromosome 10, ASM883128v2, whole genome shotgun sequence encodes:
- the LOC116262102 gene encoding probable LRR receptor-like serine/threonine-protein kinase At1g06840, giving the protein MLGKKKRTFIVALIFGALFLSVQAQITDPSEVSALRAIKKSLVDPLGKLKNWGSGDPCKPNWNGIFCFNSTSSDGYLHVREVQLLRMNLSGTLASEVGQLSHMQIFDVMWNNIAGTIPKEIGSITTLKLLLLNGNHLTGPLPEEIGFLPNLDRIQIDQNMITGPIPTSFANLNNTKHFHMNNNSLSGQIPAELSRLPKLVHLLLDNNNLSGSLPPELYLLPSLLILQLDNNQFTGAIPASYSKMSKLLKLSLRNCSLEGLVPDLSSITGLGYLDLSQNHLTGVIPTNKLSANITTIDLSNNKLVGTIPQNFSALPHLQRLSLENNQLNGSVLATIWENRTFGSKDRLIVDLQNNNFSNISSILNPPTNVSVRLQGNPLCSSANQLKVTQFCGPQPDDNMESSGGTSNSTNVCLVQSCPAQFYEYVPSSLVTCFCAAPIKVGYRLKSPGISVFPPYVSIFRIYLTSSLDLDLDQLNVYSFIWEEGPRLKMYLKLFPMIKDSHSNQTFNLSEILRLRDMFTSWAMKDSPVFGPYELLNFTLEGPYEYVNTIIGSQSTGMSKGVLVAIILAATAALVAVSCLIVVLFLRRHVKEYSKISRKRLVSNIPIKVDGVKDFTFGEMALATNDFSNLAIVGEGGYGKVYKGVLVDGSAVAIKRAQEGSLQGQREFFTEIELLSRLHHRNLVSLIGYCNEEGEQMLVYEFMPNGSLREHLSAKAKDPPDFGMRLRIALGAARGIQYLHNEANPPIFHRDIKASNILLDSKFIAKVADFGLSKLAPVPEVEGSEPGHVSTVVKGTPGYLDPEYFLTHKLTDKSDVYSLGVVFFELLTGMHPISHGKNIVREVNHAYQAGLLLSVLDSRLGPYPFECLEQFAELAMRCCQDETDIRPSISEVVRELENIWRKMPDSVYTTSESAETEIETVGSLGSSSVATTKDVSVSFGISGGDLHSGAVPDLAPR; this is encoded by the exons ATGCTCGGAAAAAAGAAGCGGACGTTCATCGTCGCCCTAATCTTCGGGGCTTTGTTCCTCTCCGTCCAGGCGCAGATCACGGATCCATCGGAAG TGTCTGCCTTGCGAGCAATCAAGAAAAGCTTGGTTGACCCTCTTGGAAAACTAAAGAACTGGGGTAGCGGGGATCCATGCAAACCAAACTGGAATGGAATTTTTTGCTTCAACTCAACCTCAAGCGACGGATATCTCCATGTTCGTGAAGT GCAACTCCTCAGGATGAACCTATCTGGAACGTTAGCTTCAGAGGTTGGTCAGCTGTCCCATATGCAAATATT CGACGTTATGTGGAATAACATAGCTGGTACCATACCAAAGGAAATCGGAAGCATAACGACACTGAAGCTTCT GCTTTTGAATGGCAACCATCTAACTGGCCCATTGCCTGAAGAGATAGGTTTTCTTCCTAATTTGGACAGGATACAAATAGACCAAAATATGATTACTGGACCCATACCAACATCATTTGCAAACTTGAACAACACTAAGCACTT ccATATGAATAATAACTCTCTAAGTGGGCAAATTCCAGCTGAACTTTCCAGATTGCCAAAACTTGTGCACTT GCTATTGGACAACAATAACTTGTCTGGAAGCCTTCCACCTGAGCTTTATTTGTTGCCAAGCTTGCTTATtct CCAGTTGGATAACAACCAGTTTACTGGTGCGATTCCAGCCTCCTACAGTAAGATGTCAAAATTGCTAAAATT GAGCCTTAGAAACTGCAGCTTGGAAGGACTTGTTCCTGATTTGAGCAGCATAACAGGACTTGGTTATTT GGATCTTAGCCAGAACCATCTTACGGGAGTAATTCCAACAAACAAGCTGTCTGCTAATATCACTACAAT TGATTTGTCAAACAACAAACTTGTTGGTACTattcctcaaaatttttctgCGCTCCCACATCTCCAAAGAtt ATCTTTGGAAAATAATCAGTTGAATGGGTCTGTTCTAGCTACAATTTGGGAGAACAGAACTTTTGGTTCTAAGGATCGGCTCATAGT AGATTTGCAAAATAACAACTTCTCAAATATTTCCAGTATTTTGAACCCTCCTACCAATGTGAGTGTAAG GCTTCAAGGAAATCCTTTGTGTTCAAGTGCCAACCAGCTCAAGGTCACACAGTTTTGTGGACCCCAACCTGATGACAATATGGAATCTTCTGGAGGCACATCTAACTCCACAAATGTTTGTCTAGTCCAGTCCTGTCCAGCTCAATTCTATGAATATGTTCCATCATCACTTGTTACATGTTTCTGTGCTGCTCCTATTAAAGTTGGATATCGTTTAAAAAGCCCTGGCATCTCTGTATTTCCACCATATGTCTCAATCTTTCGTATTTATCTCACGTCTAgccttgatttggatcttgatcaaTTGAATGTTTACTCCTTCATATGGGAGGAAGGTCCAAGGCTGAAGATGTACTTGAAACTTTTTCCTATGATAAAAGATAGCCACAGCAATCAAACCTTCAATCTGAGTGAGATCCTACGGCTTAGGGACATGTTTACTTCATGGGCTATGAAGGACAGTCCTGTGTTTGGTCCATATGAATTGCTCAACTTCACTCTTGAAGGACCATATGAATATG TGAATACTATCATCGGCTCCCAAAGCACCGGAATGAGCAAGGGAGTTTTGGTTGCAATCATCCTGGCAGCAACTGCTGCTCTAGTGGCAGTTTCTTGTCTTATTGTCGTCTTATTCTTAAGAAGGCATGTTAAAGAATACAGTAAAATTAGCAGGAAGCGTCTAG tTTCTAATATCCCTATCAAAGTCGATGGTGTCAAAGACTTTACCTTTGGAGAGATGGCATTAGCTACTAATGATTTCAGCAATTTAGCAATAGTTGGGGAAGGAGGTTACGGGAAGGTCTACAAAGGCGTGTTGGTTGATGGGTCAGCTGTTGCTATTAAGCGTGCTCAGGAAGGATCTCTACAAGGACAAAGAGAGTTTTTTACAGAAATAGAGTTGCTGTCGCGGTTACATCATCGAAACCTGGTGTCTCTTATAGGATACTGCAATGAAGAAGGTGAACAG ATGTTGGTGTATGAGTTCATGCCAAATGGCAGTCTGCGTGAGCATTTGTCAG CTAAAGCGAAAGATCCTCCTGATTTTGGCATGAGACTGCGTATTGCACTAGGTGCTGCTCGGGGCATTCAGTATCTGCACAATGAAGCAAATCCACCAATATTCCATCGTGATATTAAAGCCAGTAATATATTATTGGACTCCAAGTTCATTGCCAAGGTTGCTGATTTTGGGCTCTCGAAGCTTGCACCTGTGCCAGAAGTAGAGGGAAGTGAACCAGGCCATGTGTCTACTGTGGTGAAAGGCACTCCA GGTTACCTTGATCCTGAGTACTTCTTGACACACAAATTGACAGACAAAAGCGATGTATACAGCCTTGGGGTTGTGTTTTTTGAACTCCTCACGGGGATGCATCCTATTTCACATGGCAAAAACATTGTCCGTGAG GTGAATCATGCATACCAAGCTGGGCTTCTACTCTCCGTATTAGATAGTCGGctgggtccatatccgtttgaATGCCTTGAACAGTTTGCAGAGTTGGCGATGAGATGCTGTCAGGACGAGACAGACATACGCCCATCTATTTCTGAGGTAGTTCGGGAGCTAGAAAACATTTGGCGAAAGATGCCAGATTCTGTGTACACAACTTCAGAGTCTGCAGAAACTGAAATTGAAACGGTCGGGAGCCTGGGTTCATCATCAGTTGCAACAACCAAGGACGTTTCTGTGTCCTTCGGTATTTCTGGCGGTGACTTACACAGTGGTGCCGTGCCCGACCTTGCTCCACGTTAA